The Bubalus bubalis isolate 160015118507 breed Murrah chromosome 18, NDDB_SH_1, whole genome shotgun sequence genome contains a region encoding:
- the CYTH2 gene encoding cytohesin-2 isoform X2, with protein MEDGVYEPPDLTPEERMELENIRRRKQELLVEIQRLREELSEAMSEVEGLEANEGSKTLQRNRKMAMGRKKFNMDPKKGIQFLVENELLQNTPEEIARFLYKGEGLNKTAIGDYLGEREELNLAVLHAFVDLHEFTDLNLVQALRQFLWSFRLPGEAQKIDRMMEAFAQRYCLCNPGVFQSTDTCYVLSFAVIMLNTSLHNPNVRDKPGLERFVAMNRGINEGGDLPEELLRNLYDSIRNEPFKIPEDDGNDLTHTFFNPDREGWLLKLGGRVKTWKRRWFILTDNCLYYFEYTTDKEPRGIIPLENLSIREVDDPRKPNCFELYIPNNKGQLIKACKTEADGRVVEGNHMVYRISAPTQEEKDEWIKSIQAAVSVDPFYEMLAARKKRISVKKKQEQP; from the exons ATGGAGGACGGTGTCTATG AACCCCCGGACCTGACTCCGGAGGAGCGGATGGAGCTGGAGAACATTCGACGGCGGAAGCAGGAGCTGCTGGTGGAGATCCAGCGCCTGCGGGAGGAGCTCAGCGAAGCCATGAGCGAGGTGGAGGGTCTGGAGGCCAATGAGGGCAG CAAAACCTTGCAACGGAACCGGAAGATGGCAATGGGCAGGAAGAAGTTTAATATGGACCCCAAAAAG GGCATCCAGTTCCTGGTGGAGAACGAACTTTTGCAGAACACACCTGAGGAGATCGCCCGCTTCCTGTACAAGGGCGAGGGCCTGAACAAGACGGCCATTGGGGACTACCTGGGGGAGAG GGAAGAGCTGAATCTGGCAGTGCTTCATGCCTTCGTGGATCTGCATGAGTTCACTGACCTCAACCTGGTACAGGCCCTCAG GCAGTTCCTCTGGAGCTTCCGCCTCCCTGGAGAAGCCCAGAAGATCGACCGCATGATGGAGGCTTTTGCCCAGCGCTACTGCTTGTGCAACCCTGGGGTTTTCCAGTCCACAG ACACGTGCTATGTATTGTCCTTCGCCGTGATCATGCTGAACACCAGCCTCCACAACCCCAACGTCCGGGACAAGCCGGGACTGGAGCGCTTCGTGGCCATGAACCGGGGCATCAACGAGGGCGGGGACTTGCCTGAGGAGCTGCTCAGG AATCTATACGACAGCATCCGAAATGAGCCCTTCAAGATCCCCGAGGATGACGGCAATGATCTGACCCACACCTTTTTCAACCCGGACCGGGAGGGCTGGCTCCTTAAGCTGG GGGGCCGGGTGAAGACGTGGAAGCGGCGCTGGTTCATCCTCACCGACAACTGCCTCTACTATTTTGAGTACACTACG GACAAGGAGCCCCGAGGAATCATTCCGCTGGAGAATCTGAGCATCCGCGAGGTGGACGACCCCCGGAAACCA AACTGCTTCGAGCTGTACATCCCCAACAACAAGGGGCAGCTCATCAAAGCCTGCAAAACAGAGGCCGACGGCCGGGTGGTTGAGGGGAACCACATGGTGTACCGGATCTCGGCCCCCACTCAGGAGGAGAAGGACGAGTGGATCAAGTCCATCCA GGCCGCTGTGAGCGTGGACCCATTCTATGAGATGCTGGCAGCAAGGAAGAAGAGAATTTCAGTCAAGAAGAAGCAGGAGCAGCCCTGA
- the CYTH2 gene encoding cytohesin-2 isoform X1: MDPGVRAPRSQATSPRMEAENQDLRPLAKPPDLTPEERMELENIRRRKQELLVEIQRLREELSEAMSEVEGLEANEGSKTLQRNRKMAMGRKKFNMDPKKGIQFLVENELLQNTPEEIARFLYKGEGLNKTAIGDYLGEREELNLAVLHAFVDLHEFTDLNLVQALRQFLWSFRLPGEAQKIDRMMEAFAQRYCLCNPGVFQSTDTCYVLSFAVIMLNTSLHNPNVRDKPGLERFVAMNRGINEGGDLPEELLRNLYDSIRNEPFKIPEDDGNDLTHTFFNPDREGWLLKLGGRVKTWKRRWFILTDNCLYYFEYTTDKEPRGIIPLENLSIREVDDPRKPNCFELYIPNNKGQLIKACKTEADGRVVEGNHMVYRISAPTQEEKDEWIKSIQAAVSVDPFYEMLAARKKRISVKKKQEQP; the protein is encoded by the exons ATGGACCCAGGAGTCCGGGCACCCAGGTCCCAAGCTACCTCGCCAAGAATGGAGGCAGAAAACCAAGACCTCAGGCCCCTTGCAA AACCCCCGGACCTGACTCCGGAGGAGCGGATGGAGCTGGAGAACATTCGACGGCGGAAGCAGGAGCTGCTGGTGGAGATCCAGCGCCTGCGGGAGGAGCTCAGCGAAGCCATGAGCGAGGTGGAGGGTCTGGAGGCCAATGAGGGCAG CAAAACCTTGCAACGGAACCGGAAGATGGCAATGGGCAGGAAGAAGTTTAATATGGACCCCAAAAAG GGCATCCAGTTCCTGGTGGAGAACGAACTTTTGCAGAACACACCTGAGGAGATCGCCCGCTTCCTGTACAAGGGCGAGGGCCTGAACAAGACGGCCATTGGGGACTACCTGGGGGAGAG GGAAGAGCTGAATCTGGCAGTGCTTCATGCCTTCGTGGATCTGCATGAGTTCACTGACCTCAACCTGGTACAGGCCCTCAG GCAGTTCCTCTGGAGCTTCCGCCTCCCTGGAGAAGCCCAGAAGATCGACCGCATGATGGAGGCTTTTGCCCAGCGCTACTGCTTGTGCAACCCTGGGGTTTTCCAGTCCACAG ACACGTGCTATGTATTGTCCTTCGCCGTGATCATGCTGAACACCAGCCTCCACAACCCCAACGTCCGGGACAAGCCGGGACTGGAGCGCTTCGTGGCCATGAACCGGGGCATCAACGAGGGCGGGGACTTGCCTGAGGAGCTGCTCAGG AATCTATACGACAGCATCCGAAATGAGCCCTTCAAGATCCCCGAGGATGACGGCAATGATCTGACCCACACCTTTTTCAACCCGGACCGGGAGGGCTGGCTCCTTAAGCTGG GGGGCCGGGTGAAGACGTGGAAGCGGCGCTGGTTCATCCTCACCGACAACTGCCTCTACTATTTTGAGTACACTACG GACAAGGAGCCCCGAGGAATCATTCCGCTGGAGAATCTGAGCATCCGCGAGGTGGACGACCCCCGGAAACCA AACTGCTTCGAGCTGTACATCCCCAACAACAAGGGGCAGCTCATCAAAGCCTGCAAAACAGAGGCCGACGGCCGGGTGGTTGAGGGGAACCACATGGTGTACCGGATCTCGGCCCCCACTCAGGAGGAGAAGGACGAGTGGATCAAGTCCATCCA GGCCGCTGTGAGCGTGGACCCATTCTATGAGATGCTGGCAGCAAGGAAGAAGAGAATTTCAGTCAAGAAGAAGCAGGAGCAGCCCTGA